In a single window of the Danio aesculapii chromosome 20, fDanAes4.1, whole genome shotgun sequence genome:
- the znf292b gene encoding LOW QUALITY PROTEIN: zinc finger protein 292b (The sequence of the model RefSeq protein was modified relative to this genomic sequence to represent the inferred CDS: inserted 8 bases in 6 codons; deleted 1 base in 1 codon; substituted 2 bases at 2 genomic stop codons) encodes MADEEAEQERSAGSDTSSALQALATRLREITGALEDRAEPAEERASQYCYQFCQTLLEYASLWRIEDEPLPVLEVYITALLSFAQACPLLSAQCEEVPLLLERLSLSCAELLISLPWNIPDALWDRFRTSVQIAHPLVQEKGISHLTILSTIAREQGVWSNPTLQAILSSDTPAREEVHEFLTAEGPTLLRMRLKQLMKEGRMDQAAALAKTCADLSEFEEKGHFKQMHLVCLCTVAPQDVVMEELSKVDCRDALEMICNLEADGEEKAAFTLCSAFLTRQILQEDSYCAWELTLFWGNLLKRLEPSEQGFLDRCRQMSFLSKTVFHLLFFIKFIQTEMGKVGLSTCVEICIRALRLDSCEGSTKATVCKTISCLLPSDLEVKRACQLTEFLLEPTVDSYYAVETLYNEPDQKLDVEDLLVSNSLRCELLLVLKTQWPFDPEYWNWKALKRHCLGLMGEEASIVSSIDELNDGDLEGLGELNEDFKDVSQCFLDTTNELNDMADQKQKNREMKKLREKGFVSARFRNWQAYMQYCVLCDKEFLGHRIVRHAVTHFKDGSYCCPIXLETFETXETLEPHVASHVKLSCKERLAAMKTSKQLANPKTATPVIASLKAKSSENQVRKPKTKSSSGGQANKLSNKGSNDSEGFGGEGNTCPVQYCRXGFKYFRNLMPMXKIMGQXRSDSASLEMQSTKIVCQYCRRQFVSVDHLNDHLQMHCGIKPYICIQLNCKASFNSNTELIVHKKEHTVFKARCMFPGCGKIFHEAYKLYDHEAQHYKTFTCKAPDCGKVFHSQSELDLHAESHITKVESQNTESQSIQPAEPHPEQCNQVEQDSAQPGPLSVIDLNDRGTESQEDRPSSMVIVKHSVENMLNSDFAVPTEGVLPGTSKLDQLPAHQHIPQINDHPGLSTEGTRASRLKPHRPEESLLEALMSDSDPMPSTSSYQSVLEDFLPVPPTNGQLQSADSAPTTPLYNNNNGVFRQYNPNPVAPSQASYQSLYSSKMTPPTQAAHNATPLVSLGQMLPPVSQTLPLQMASVPNDGQVLENKCVKPIDTTIVQVKERHKCPHESCTRDYSSYRSVTKHMKAVHPDFYTQWKLAKKNNVAVRSKHRSVSVNGGHSSVVTPRDQPAQRRPGVQTQKSLSQPTCYPSNCANPKYPSVSSHITASPGHIRSNEMDNILDPIVLSQLGNGNDQPQMATDHLWDPRNNSVLQQQRCHSQPMTQSMNTLSSSHFTHMNPASNDDVQQRGTSYTTLQNNRNGYPVPAQTDSNQKPSNTSNEDLHSVGELNPSQQVMGPNVVVTAQSSAETNVGAAQMSVLSSYTDTLNSSVPKESSAAYLPQANNDSFIQYPVLSLVKLERETXCKFSTSNSTAPPSNGSSPSSQDNTGNVSSDGEHKKVKRNRRTKWPAIVKDGKFICCRCYREFNSPKSLGGHLSKRAYCKPFDEADLTADLPSSFLDLLNSPHPTPSSHVTLPQIKGPLDPKLYPNVTFPQANGTYTSIEKEIGGTFKESQSSPCVSSAQEQQIVPNPCGSYAQSTRVSETSVIQHTGSVKHQLQPSYSEMSSTLFNDSVSDPLLSQLLADDQSTSSLNSSSSDQVSQAFQNETLNRMKESKEKTSSINVSDLSNDGLLAAMANFTQNMVSEKSVKERLREQILAGDFHKKGSLPRGSSVDSSSSQMSVSSPVSGDLQRTSNLVTNTLQSEQPPIVNASEVLVETVSQLGHVSPNDGLIHTISSVLSESPVNDQPSNMPITSVDEVLEIQKALEKLDLDREISEVIRAVDVPDVKTVQPTKPEPKVLPIVKSSYXKPFVCDVKGCTYSAMTKDALMKHLVKLHNYTEDMLAQMKDQFNVAPFSCQKCSKAFTRNSNLKAHYISIHNFSQEEVKKMKIRPQSIQRLLESDGGSLRSVPEVPRTVTNTPVVDARQPPKDVTCASGSMRQDTVKTPHCITPSFVPQSAFVPQSRSLAAGTPXVNQMAVQPSVIMSNRSSVTPRVDQNANGWFPTTSPVSAQTQLSPLKEILPIAPFTQSPSALLHTVNLPLDKKPKPSKPKVAKPKESPKKIKEKKPEADDAFSPYRPYRCVHQGCVAAFTIQHNLILHYKAVHQSALPKFEINSHDEQNDEEAEDMDRVEESEDKLDVDVKEVDEFRCQVKDCSSIFQTVPDLLQHYLQLHKLPLDKAGAMMCSINLGRFECDQPECSESFTAFWKYISHVDKKHKETQLSKVNPVEGVFRCPMEGCEGAYSTRSNLLRHTMKKHQEVYKRLLMSPRGTKTGVKLGRPRKFQSHVIEKENRAINKKSIKKPILKKKKPNTNNWTKYGKPILKTQEEASAMCTKRLQLQYACMIKGCETVTSSERNIMKHYLQHGLPKQYLEEQRSNFIYCKKIPRSKYKRIASRSDDTDKSEESSIETTENEEVAEPGQSESEFSKPTSGKESTEDPDLSDNKPSTDTCSEISVVVKRRRGRPRKGHGKERKPIGPKRMTRQRIAGSSSVSYADLNSDSTSSSTILTQEEASSQNTPLSSFKPMGFEVSFLQFLQESKTSQKRKATVPLNGNARKRMTTFQLKTATVVCKRADAELRPREALKLVEFKNPQKLTSLDNVKFEVQKVFTNDLEILLKQLHEMRPTVILQKEK; translated from the exons ACGCTGCTGGAGTACGCCAGCCTGTGGAGGATAGAGGATGAGCCCCTGCCGGTGCTGGAGGTGTACATCACAGCACTGCTCAGCTTCGCTCAGGCCTGTCCGCTGCTGTCGGCACAGTGTGAGGAGGTGCCGCTGCTGCTGGAGAGACTCTCACT GAGTTGTGCAGAGCTGCTGATTTCTCTGCCTTGGAATATCCCAGATGCATTGTGGGACAGGTTTAGGACATCCGTCCAG atcgcTCATCCTCTGGTTCAGGAGAAGGGAATCAGCCATCTGACCATCCTCTCCACTATCGCCAGAGAGCAGGGCGTCTGGAGTAACCCAACCCTGCAGGCGATACTGTCCAGTGACACTCCGGCACGGGAGGAAG TGCACGAGTTCCTGACGGCGGAGGGGCCGACGCTGCTGCGCATGCGGCTGAAGCAGCTGATGAAGGAGGGCCGAATGGATCAGGCTGCAGCGCTGGCCAAGACCTGTGCGGACCTCTCCGAGTTTGAGGAGAAAGGACACTTCAAGCAGATGCACCTGGTGTGTTTGTGCACGGTGGCTCCACAGGACGTCGTAATGGAAGAG CTCTCAAAAGTGGACTGTCGTGACGCTTTAGAGATGATTTGTAACCTCGAGGCTGACGGTGAGGAGAAAGCTGCGTTCACATTGTGCTCTGCTTTTTTGACACGTCAGATTCTTCAGGAGGATTCCTACTGTGCTTG GGAGTTGACTCTGTTCTGGGGGAACCTGCTCAAGCGATTAGAACCTTCAGAGCAAGGCTTTTTGGACAGATGCCGTCAGATGTCTTTCCTGTCTAAAACTGTGTTCCACCTACTCTTCTTCATTAAATTCATCCAAACAGAG ATGGGCAAAGTTGGACTTTCAACCTGTGTTGAGATCTGTATCCGCGCTCTGCGATTGGATTCATGTGAAGGAAGCACCAAAGCCACTGTCTGCAAAACCATTTCTTGCCTCTTACCCTCTGACCTGGAGGTGAAAAGGGCCTGCCAGCTGACGGAGTTTCTCCTGGAGCCCACCGTGGACTCATACTATGCAGTGGAGACACTCTACAATGAGCCAGACCAGAAGCTGGATGTGGAAGATCTGCTGGTATCAAACTCGCTGCGCTGTGAGCTCCTATTAGTCCTCAAAACCCAGTGGCCTTTCGATCCTGAGTACTGGAACTGGAAGGCCTTAAAACGCCACTGTTTAGGACTTATGGGAGAGGAGGCCTCAATAGTGTCCTCCATTGATGAACTGAACGATGGAGACCTTGAAGGCTTGGGGGAACTTAATGAGGACTTCAAGGATGTCTCTCAGTGTTTTCTGGATACAACAAATGAACTGAATGATATGGCAGATCAGAAGCAGAAAAACAGAGAGATGAAAAAGTTGCGAGAAAAGGGCTTCGTTTCGGCTAGGTTTAGAAACTGGCAGGCCTACATGCAGTACTGTGTTTTGTGCGATAAGGAGTTTCTCGGTCATCGAATAGTGCGTCATGCCGTGACTCACTTCAAAGATGGAAGCTACTGCTGCCCGA TTTTAGAGACCTTTGAAA AAGAGACTCTTGAACCACACGTTGCTTCGCATGTGAAACTGTCTTGCAAAGAGCGTCTCGCTGCAATGAAGACTAGTAAGCAGCTAGCCAACCCCAAAACAGCGACTCCTGTCATAGCCTCCCTGAAAGCTAAGAGTAGTGAAAATCAGGTGCGTAAGCCCAAGACAAAAAGCAGCAGCGGTGGGCAGGCCAATAAACTGAGTAATAAGGGCAGCAATGACTCCGAGGGC TTTGGTGGTGAAGGGAATACTTGTCCAGTGCAGTACTGCA AGGGATTTAAATATTTCCGCAATCTCATGCCCATGTGAAAGATCATGGGACAATGAAGAAGCGACAGCGCTTCCTTGGAAATGCAGAGCACAAAGATAGTGTGCCAGTACTGCCGTCGTCAGTTTGTAAGTGTCGACCACCTGAACGATCACCTCCAGATGCACTGTGGCATCAAACCCTACATTTGCATTCAGCTTAACTGCAAAGCCAGCTTCAACTCTAACACAGAGCTAATTGTGCATAAGAAAGAACACACTGTCTTCAAGGCTAGGTGTATGTTTCCAGGTTGCGGCAAGATTTTTCACGAAGCATATAAACTGTATGACCACGAGGCACAGCATTACAAAACATTTACCTGCAAAGCACCAGACTGTGGTAAAGTATTTCATTCACAGTCTGAGTTGGACCTCCATGCAGAGAGCCACATCACAAAAGTGGAAAGCCAGAACACTGAGAGTCAAAGTATTCAACCAGCAGAACCTCATCCAGAACAATGCAATCAAGTAGAGCAGGACTCTGCTCAGCCCGGCCCTCTCTCGGTCATTGATTTAAATGACAGAGGCACAGAGTCTCAAGAAGATCGTCCATCAAGCATGGTCATAGTCAAGCATTCTGTTGAAAACATGCTAAATAGCGATTTTGCAGTTCCTACTGAGGGTGTTCTTCCTGGGACAAGTAAACTTGATCAACTTCCCGCACACCAGCACATCCCTCAGATCAATGACCACCCCGGCCTGTCAACTGAGGGGACTCGAGCATCTCGGTTAAAACCACACAGACCAGAGGAATCTCTTTTAGAGGCCTTGATGAGTGATTCAGATCCCATGCCATCTACGTCTTCATATCAGAGTGTATTAGAGGACTTTCTGCCTGTCCCACCAACTAATGGTCAGCTGCAGTCAGCTGACTCTGCTCCTACTACTCCactatataacaataacaatggaGTATTTAGGCAGTACAATCCCAATCCCGTAGCTCCATCTCAGGCATCGTATCAGAGCCTGTACAGTAGTAAAATGACACCTCCAACACAGGCTGCACACAATGCAACACCGCTTGTCTCACTGGGTCAGATGCTTCCTCCCGTTTCTCAGACACTTCCTTTGCAAATGGCTTCCGTACCGAATGATGGACAAGTTTTGGAAAACAAATGTGTGAAACCGATAGACACAACGATTGTCCAAGTGAAAGAGAGACACAAATGTCCTCACGAGTCTTGTACTCGAGACTATAGCTCGTATAGAAGTGTTACGAAGCACATGAAGGCTGTTCATCCCGACTTTTACACGCAGTGGAAACTAGCAAAGAAGAACAATGTGGCAGTCCGGTCAAAACACAGATCTGTTTCTGTAAATGGAGGCCACAGTTCTGTTGTGACTCCTCGAGACCAGCCGGCCCAAAGACGACCTGGTGTTCAAACACAGAAATCCCTCAGTCAGCCTACGTGCTACCCATCTAACTGTGCAAACCCCAAATATCCTTCCGTCTCTTCTCACATCACCGCTTCCCCAGGGCACATCCGCTCCAATGAAATGGACAATATATTAGATCCTATTGTTCTCTCTCAGCTTGGCAATGGTAATGATCAGCCTCAAATGGCAACAGACCACTTGTGGGATCCCAGGAATAATTCAGTACTCCAGCAACAAAGATGTCATTCTCAACCAATGACGCAAAGCATGAACACACTTTCTAGCAGTCATTTTACCCACATGAACCCAGCTTCCAATGACGATGTACAGCAGAGAGGCACAAGCTATACCACCTTGCAGAACAATCGTAATGGTTACCCAGTGCCAGCTCAAACAGACAGTAATCAGAAACCCAGTAACACCTCAAATGAGGATCTGCATTCAGTTGGCGAACTCAATCCATCGCAACAAGTCATGGGTCCTAATGTGGTGGTAACTGCGCAATCTTCAGCCGAGACAAACGTGGGAGCTGCTCAAATGTCTGTGTTGTCCTCATACACTGACACTTTGAACAGTTCAGTTCCCAAAGAGTCTTCAGCGGCTTACCTGCCGCAAGCCAATAATGACTCTTTCATCCAGTACCCAGTGCTCAGTTTGGTGAAGTTGGAGAGGGAAAC CTGTAAGTTTTCCACTTCCAACAGCACTGCTCCCCCATCAAATGGTAGTTCTCCAAGTTCACAGGATAACACTGGGAATGTGTCAAGTGATGGGGAGCACAAAAAAGTTAAGCGAAACAGAAGAACAAAATGGCCTGCCATTGTTAAAGATGGCAAGTTCATCTGCTGCAGGTGTTACAGAGAATTCAATAGCCCCAAGTCTCTGGGTGGACATTTGTCTAAGCGTGCTTATTGCAAACCATTTGATGAAGCTGACCTGACAGCAGACCTCCCCAGCTCATTTCTTGATCTTCTTAACTCGCCTCACCCAACCCCATCCTCACATGTGACCCTGCCACAGATCAAGGGCCCCCTTGATCCAAAGCTCTACCCAAACGTCACTTTCCCCCAAGCCAATGGCACTTACACTAGCATTGAAAAAGAGATTGGAGGAACGTTCAAGGAAAGTCAGTCAAGTCCATGTGTGAGCTCTGCACAGGAACAGCAGATAGTGCCAAACCCCTGTGGTTCATATGCTCAGAGCACTCGGGTGTCAGAAACCAGTGTCATACAGCACACTGGTAGTGTCAAACATCAACTTCAACCAAGTTATTCTGAGATGTCCAGCACGCTGTTTAATGACAGTGTCAGTGATCCTTTGCTTTCTCAGCTGCTGGCTGATGACCAGTCTACATCCAGCCTGAATAGCAGTTCCTCAGATCAAGTCAGTCAAGCTTTTCAAAATGAAACTTTAAACAGAATGAAAGAGAGCAAGGAAAAAACATCCAGCATTAATGTTAGCGATTTATCAAATGATGGACTTCTGGCAGCCATGGCTAATTTTACTCAAAATATGGTGTCTGAAAAGAGTGTCAAAGAAAGATTGCGTGAGCAGATATTGGCTGGAGATTTTCACAAAAAAGGTAGCTTGCCTCGTGGATCAAGTGTTGACAGTTCCTCTTCACAAATGTCTGTTTCGAGTCCTGTCAGTGGGGATCTACAGCGTACCTCAAACCTGGTTACCAATACACTTCAGAGTGAGCAGCCACCTATTGTAAATGCTTCTGAAGTCCTTGTTGAGACTGTTTCACAACTGGGTCACGTGAGCCCAAACGATGGCTTAATTCACACCATTTCATCTGTGCTATCGGAAAGTCCTGTCAACGATCAGCCCAGCAATATGCCTATTACCAGCGTCGATGAAGTGTTAGAAATCCAGAAAGCTCTAGAGAAGCTTGATCTAGACAGAGAAATTAGTGAAGTTATCAGAGCTGTAGATGTTCCCGATGTGAAAACTGTACAGCCTACTAAGCCGGAGCCCAAGGTTTTACCTATAGTGAAGTCAAGTT GTAAGCCATTTGTATGTGATGTGAAAGGTTGTACTTACAGTGCTATGACAAAAGATGCTCTTATGAAGCACCTGGTCAAGCTGCACAATTACACAGAGGATATGCTTGCGCAAATGAAAGACCAGTTTAATGTTGCCCCTTTCAGCTGTCAAAAATGTTCCAAGGCCTTCACACGCAACTCCAACCTCAAAGCCCATTACATATCGATTCATAACTTTTCACAGGAAGAAGTAAAGAAGATGAAAATTAGGCCTCAGTCCATTCAAAGGCTCCTGGAGAGTGATGGAGGCAGCCTTCGCTCAGTGCCAGAAGTCCCCAGAACAGTTACAAACACTCCAGTTGTGGATGCACGTCAACCGCCGAAGGATGTTACATGTGCATCAGGCTCCATGAGACAAGATACTGTCAAAACACCCCATTGCATCACTCCATCATTTGTCCCACAGTCTGCTTTTGTGCCTCAGAGTAGAAGTCTTGCTGCAGGAACACC AGTAAATCAGATGGCTGTTCAGCCATCAGTGATCATGTCTAACCGTTCCTCGGTGACTCCGAGAGTTGATCAGAATGCAAATGGGTGGTTTCCCACTACATCCCCTGTTTCTGCTCAGACCCAATTGTCTCCACTTAAAGAGATTCTACCCATAGCCCCTTTTACACAAAGTCCTTCAGCACTGCTTCACACAGTAAATTTGCCCTTGGACAAAAAGCCCAAACCTAGCAAGCCTAAAGTGGCCAAGCCGAAAGAAtctcccaaaaaaataaaagagaaaaaacctGAGGCCGACGATGCTTTTAGCCCCTATAGACCCTATCGGTGTGTTCATCAAGGCTGTGTGGCGGCGTTTACAATCCAGCATAATCTGATCCTGCATTATAAAGCTGTGCATCAGTCTGCTTTGCCGAAGTTTGAGATCAACAGCCATGATGAACAGAACGATGAGGAGGCCGAGGACATGGACCGAGTTGAGGAGAGTGAGGACAAGCTGGATGTGGATGTCAAGGAGGTGGATGAGTTTAGGTGTCAAGTCAAAGACTGTTCTTCCATTTTTCAGACCGTTCCAGACTTGCTCCAGCACTACCTTCAGCTCCACAAATTACCGCTTGACAAAGCAGGTGCCATGATGTGCAGCATCAACTTAGGTAGGTTTGAGTGTGATCAACCTGAATGCTCTGAGTCCTTCACCGCTTTCTGGAAGTACATCAGCCATGTTGACAAAAAGCATAAAGAAACCCAGCTCTCAAAGGTTAACCCAGTGGAGGGGGTGTTTAGATGTCCGATGGAAGGATGCGAAGGCGCGTACAGTACACGATCAAATCTGCTGCGGCATACAATGAAGAAACACCAAGAAGTGTACAAACGCTTGCTCATGAGCCCACGTGGAACCAAGACTGGGGTTAAACTAGGTCGTCCTAGGAAGTTTCAGAGTCATGTTATCGAGAAAGAAAACAGAGCAATCAACAAAAAGTCTATTAAGAAGCCAATCCTTAAAAAGAAGAAACCCAACACCAACAACTGGACCAAATATGGCAAACCCATATTGAAAACGCAGGAAGAAGCCTCTGCCATGTGCACCAAGCGCTTACAGCTGCAGTACGCGTGTATGATAAAGGGTTGTGAAACGGTGACGAGTTCGGAGCGAAATATAATGAAGCATTATCTTCAGCATGGGCTCCCAAAACAGTACTTGGAAGAACAGAGAAGCAACTTCATATACTGTAAAAAGATCCCCCGGTCTAAATACAAGCGCATTGCTTCCAGAAGCGACGACACTGATAAATCCGAGGAGAGCTCCATCGAGACTACTGAAAACGAGGAAGTCGCTGAGCCCGGACAGAGTGAATCTGAGTTCTCAAAGCCCACGTCTGGGAAAGAAAGCACAGAGGACCCCGATCTATCCGATAACAAGCCGTCTACAGACACCTGCTCAGAGATATCAGTGGTGGTTAAGCGGCGGAGGGGACGGCCGCGCAAGGGCCACGGGAAAGAGCGCAAGCCCATTGGACCTAAAAGGATGACCCGGCAGAGGATTGCCGGGAGCTCTTCTGTCAGTTATGCGGACCTGAACTCCGACTCCACGTCCTCCAGTACTATTTTGACACAGGAGGAAGCTTCCAGTCAAAACACACCACTCAGCTCCTTCAAGCCCATGGGCTTCGAGGTGTCCTTCCTTCAGTTTCTGCAGGAATCAAAGACATCCCAGAAGAGAAAGGCGACAGTGCCGCTCAATGGAAATGCGCGCAAAAGAATGACTACTTTCCAACTAAAGACTGCCACGGTGGTCTGTAAAAGAGCGGACGCAGAGCTGCGTCCCAGAGAAGCCCTCAAGCTGGTGGAGTTTAAAAACCCACAGAAGCTGACGTCACTCGACAACGTCAAGTTTGAGGTGCAGAAAGTTTTTACCAATGACCTGGAGATCCTACTTAAGCAGCTTCATGAAATGCGACCCACAGTGATCCTTCAGAAGGAGAAGTAA
- the gjb7 gene encoding connexin 28.8, whose protein sequence is MNWGFLENVLSGVNRYSTVVGRVWLSILFIFRILVFVAAAEQVWKDEFKDFVCNTQQPGCEQVCFDHFFPISQVRLWALQLIMVSTPSLLVALHVAYREHRERKHKRRLYQDKGSIDGGLLFTYITSLVLKTSFEVATLLAFYLLYSGFHVPRLLRCAESPCPNSVDCYIARATEKKIFLYIMGCTSILCIALNLLEMGYIVSKQCWKSFSKRYAPVRDGATRPPSTFTLGPPQPSCTAKEESVQSAPAEQEIPTNTTA, encoded by the coding sequence ATGAACTGGGGTTTCCTGGAGAACGTGTTGAGCGGGGTGAACCGCTACTCCACCGTGGTGGGCAGGGTCTGGCTCTCCATCCTCTTCATCTTCCGCATCCTGGTGTTCGTGGCGGCTGCCGAGCAGGTGTGGAAGGACGAGTTCAAGGACTTCGTCTGCAACACGCAGCAGCCGGGCTGTGAGCAGGTGTGCTTCGACCACTTCTTCCCCATCTCTCAGGTGCGTCTGTGGGCGCTGCAGCTCATCATGGTGTCCACGCCGTCCTTGCTGGTGGCTCTGCATGTGGCTTACAGGGAGCACCGCGAGCGCAAACACAAGCGCAGACTCTACCAGGACAAGGGCAGCATCGACGGGGGCCTGCTGTTCACCTACATCACCAGCCTGGTCCTCAAGACGTCTTTCGAGGTGGCGACTCTGCTGGCCTTCTACCTGCTGTACAGCGGTTTCCACGTGCCACGGCTGCTGCGCTGCGCTGAGAGCCCCTGCCCCAACAGCGTGGACTGCTACATCGCCAGAGCCACCGAGAAGAAGATCTTCCTCTACATCATGGGCTGCACCTCCATCCTGTGCATCGCACTCAACCTGCTGGAGATGGGCTACATCGTGTCCAAGCAGTGCTGGAAGAGCTTCAGCAAGAGATACGCTCCAGTGCGGGACGGGGCCACTCGCCCGCCCTCCACCTTTACTCTCGGCCCACCGCAACCCTCATGCACAGCCAAGGAGGAGAGTGTCCAGTCTGCGCCAGCAGAACAGGAGATCCCCACCAACACCACTGCCTGA